The following coding sequences lie in one Arachis stenosperma cultivar V10309 chromosome 5, arast.V10309.gnm1.PFL2, whole genome shotgun sequence genomic window:
- the LOC130983079 gene encoding probable glycosyltransferase At5g03795 isoform X1 — translation MLMSFTVKQTQQLSSNHGLLSLRGALLTLAILTLLSFTFLSLKYSTASPQVPITKFSFYFFFQQKKIEKKINFLVSKISVAKLVDPEVKERNDEEEGGEELSDIYHSPRVFKLNYAEMMEKFKVYIYPDGDPKTFYQTPRKLTGKYASEGYFFQNIRESRFRTLDPDQAHLFFIPISCHKMRGKGTSYDNMTIIVQNYVEGLIAKYPYWNRTLGADHFFVTCHDVGVRATEGLPFLIKNTIRAVCSPSYDVGFIPHKDVALPQVLQPFALPAGGNDIENRTNLGFWAGHRNSKIRVILARVWENDTELDISNNRISRATGHLVYQKRFYKTKFCICPGGSQVNSARIADSIHYGCIPVILSNYYDLPFNDIIDWRKFAVVLKESDVYQLKQILKNISHAEFVSLHNNLVKIQKHFQWNTPPISYDAFHMVMYDLWLRHFTIKY, via the exons ATGCTGATGAGTTTCACCGTGAAGCAAACCCAGCAACTGTCCTCAAATCACGGCCTCCTCTCTCTCCGAGGTGCACTTCTCACCCTCGCCATTCTCACCCTTCTCTCCTTCACATTTCTCTCCCTCAAGTACTCCACCGCTTCCCCTCAGGTACCAATcaccaaattttctttttattttttttttcagcagaaaaaaattgaaaaaaaaattaattttttggtaTCGAAGATCTCTGTAGCGAAGCTAGTGGATCCTGAAGTGAAGGAACGCAACGATgaggaagaaggaggagaagagttGTCTGATATATACCACTCGCCGCGGGTTTTCAAGCTGAACTACGCGGAGATGATGGAGAAGTTCAAGGTTTATATATATCCTGATGGAGATCCCaagacattttatcaaacacctagGAAGCTCACTGGAAAATACGCCAGTGAGGGATATTTCTTCCAGAACATTCGGGAGAGCAGGTTCCGAACCCTTGATCCGGATCAGGCACACCTCTTCTTCATACCAATCTCCTGTCATAAGATGCGTGGCAAG GGCACATCTTATGATAATATGACAATAATTGTCCAAAATTACGTGGAGGGCTTAATAGCCAAATATCCTTATTGGAACAGAACCTTGGGTGCTGATCACTTCTTTGTCACTTGTCATGATGTTGGTGTAAGAGCAACAGAAGGGCTTCCATTTCTTATCAAAAATACCATTCGAGCAGTGTGCTCCCCTAGCTATGATGTTGGATTCATTCCACACAAAGATGTTGCTCTCCCTCAAGTACTACAGCCCTTTGCTCTTCCAGCTGGAGGGAATGATATAGAGAACAG GACTAATCTTGGATTTTGGGCTGGTCATCGTAACTCTAAGATTAGAGTCATTCTTGCACGTGTATGGGAAAATGACACTGAACTTGACATTTCTAACAATAGAATTAGTAGGGCTACTGGACATCTGGTATATCAAAAGAGATTTTACAAGACCAAGTTTTGTATATGCCCTGGTGGTTCACAGGTTAATAGTGCTCGAATAGCCGACTCTATCCATTATGGATGCATCCCTG TGATATTATCAAATTACTATGATCTCCCTTTTAATGACATTATTGACTGGAGAAAATTTGCTGTTGTACTCAAGGAGAGTGATGTATACCAACTAAAACAGATCCTCAAAAATATATCACATGCTGAGTTTGTATCACTTCATAATAATTTAGTCAAG
- the LOC130983079 gene encoding probable glycosyltransferase At5g03795 isoform X2 → MLMSFTVKQTQQLSSNHGLLSLRGALLTLAILTLLSFTFLSLKYSTASPQISVAKLVDPEVKERNDEEEGGEELSDIYHSPRVFKLNYAEMMEKFKVYIYPDGDPKTFYQTPRKLTGKYASEGYFFQNIRESRFRTLDPDQAHLFFIPISCHKMRGKGTSYDNMTIIVQNYVEGLIAKYPYWNRTLGADHFFVTCHDVGVRATEGLPFLIKNTIRAVCSPSYDVGFIPHKDVALPQVLQPFALPAGGNDIENRTNLGFWAGHRNSKIRVILARVWENDTELDISNNRISRATGHLVYQKRFYKTKFCICPGGSQVNSARIADSIHYGCIPVILSNYYDLPFNDIIDWRKFAVVLKESDVYQLKQILKNISHAEFVSLHNNLVKIQKHFQWNTPPISYDAFHMVMYDLWLRHFTIKY, encoded by the exons ATGCTGATGAGTTTCACCGTGAAGCAAACCCAGCAACTGTCCTCAAATCACGGCCTCCTCTCTCTCCGAGGTGCACTTCTCACCCTCGCCATTCTCACCCTTCTCTCCTTCACATTTCTCTCCCTCAAGTACTCCACCGCTTCCCCTCAG ATCTCTGTAGCGAAGCTAGTGGATCCTGAAGTGAAGGAACGCAACGATgaggaagaaggaggagaagagttGTCTGATATATACCACTCGCCGCGGGTTTTCAAGCTGAACTACGCGGAGATGATGGAGAAGTTCAAGGTTTATATATATCCTGATGGAGATCCCaagacattttatcaaacacctagGAAGCTCACTGGAAAATACGCCAGTGAGGGATATTTCTTCCAGAACATTCGGGAGAGCAGGTTCCGAACCCTTGATCCGGATCAGGCACACCTCTTCTTCATACCAATCTCCTGTCATAAGATGCGTGGCAAG GGCACATCTTATGATAATATGACAATAATTGTCCAAAATTACGTGGAGGGCTTAATAGCCAAATATCCTTATTGGAACAGAACCTTGGGTGCTGATCACTTCTTTGTCACTTGTCATGATGTTGGTGTAAGAGCAACAGAAGGGCTTCCATTTCTTATCAAAAATACCATTCGAGCAGTGTGCTCCCCTAGCTATGATGTTGGATTCATTCCACACAAAGATGTTGCTCTCCCTCAAGTACTACAGCCCTTTGCTCTTCCAGCTGGAGGGAATGATATAGAGAACAG GACTAATCTTGGATTTTGGGCTGGTCATCGTAACTCTAAGATTAGAGTCATTCTTGCACGTGTATGGGAAAATGACACTGAACTTGACATTTCTAACAATAGAATTAGTAGGGCTACTGGACATCTGGTATATCAAAAGAGATTTTACAAGACCAAGTTTTGTATATGCCCTGGTGGTTCACAGGTTAATAGTGCTCGAATAGCCGACTCTATCCATTATGGATGCATCCCTG TGATATTATCAAATTACTATGATCTCCCTTTTAATGACATTATTGACTGGAGAAAATTTGCTGTTGTACTCAAGGAGAGTGATGTATACCAACTAAAACAGATCCTCAAAAATATATCACATGCTGAGTTTGTATCACTTCATAATAATTTAGTCAAG